A stretch of DNA from Agelaius phoeniceus isolate bAgePho1 chromosome 4, bAgePho1.hap1, whole genome shotgun sequence:
TCAGTGCTCCGCCAGAGGGGATGGGAACACCTCTGATGCCTTGGTAGCTGGCACTGAAGTAGCACTTTGTTGTGCTTTGAGAACGCCAGGCAGTACTTGAAAGCTTCTTCCTGCACAACTTGAAAGCTTCTCCTTTCTGCATGTTTTGCCGAGTCTCCTTCCACAGGCCAATACCCCTTTTTTTCAGCAAATCTAGTGACAATTTTAGTGACAAAAAATTTAGTGCAAATCCCTGCATCTGTTAGTCCTATACCAGGCTGTCCTGGCCAGTGAAACAAAtcttcctgcctgctgctctaTTGTCTAGTTGTTCAGGTGTTGCACAACCTGCAATGAAAGTCTGAGGCATATAAAACGTACAGAGGACTTCTAGCCTCTGTGCTTCAGATCAGATTTGTTTTCTGGGTGTGATGGTGATGGTAGTTTACagagcagtgtcacagtgctgaGGTTATTTTCCTTCCACTGAGCAGGGAATTCTATAAAACTGTAAAATGTGGTGTATTATCAAGTTTGCAAGTTAGATTGATACCACCTTTTCCATGTTTGGCTGTTTCTGGAACACCATAATGTAAAAATGTAGCTTATCAACTTAATGATTACTTTAATCACTCACATCCTCCCCCAACCCCAGCTCCTAATTAAACAATTAAGTATAGAGTTTTTAGTAAGTGTTTCAATATCCTGGAAGATTGTAAGTTGCCTTTGCTTGGAATTGTGCagctttatatatatatatatggatggagtatgtgtatatatatatgtatgaaaAGTTAGTCTCTTTAATAGTCCGATTGTGGAAGATAATTTTGACTGTCTCTATAGGTCCTGTGACCTGTCAGCTGAATTGTTTTCTCCAGGAGCTATCCAACCAAAAGTCTTAGAAAACTACGGAAAAACAGGGCTTAAAGGAAAATTATAAAAGGTGTAAACGTGTTCATAGGTTGCTGATTCTTCACTTGAAGTTTTGTGCAGGAGTGAAGCTGATGGGTCTTCTGTTTGTGTCCCTAATGACCTCAGGCTTCCATAGTTGCCTTGAAGTGGCCTTTCCTCTCTGGTTTCCCAGCAGCGAATCCTCTGGAAAAGGTTCTTTAGTGGCAGAAAACGTTGTGCAACAAGGAACCAGTGGGTAGAGCAACAAGTTGCCAGGGGAGATGCTCCCTAAAGTGGCTtccaaagaaaaatgagatggaGATGAAATCCGATACGGTTAAAATAATTCAGGCTTTGGCTGGTGTGTTGCTTTTATTATTGTCACAGTGTTGGTGTTGGTTGCGAGTGCTGAAGGATCTTTTCGTGCAAGTAGAGAAATCCCTGAGGCCCTGGCTTTATTCCTTGTACCAGTCAGCACTTGCAACTGGAAACCCTGGTTTTGGAAACAGTTCGATGAAATGGATGTTGCACTGAAGAGTGTTTATGTTAGAATGTTCTTCTGGATCGTGGCCAAACGTCCTTGGCTGGGTAAAAATGTATTCAGGGAACTTAACACTGTGTCGGGGTTTGTAGAGGACAGGGCTAACTGTCCCCtgtaaaataattcaaataaaataGGAAGAATTCTGAATAAAAATCAGGGAAGAAACCAATTCCCTGTATAAAATTAGAGagtgaatttaattttttattttagtttaaaagGATTGCCTTGACCTCTTATTGgatatttttctctgaggctcaGCCTTCTGGATGTGCCAAGCtgtcaaaataaaatgtattgtTTAGCACTGATGAGGTGCAAAATACCAGGAAAGAGTTAAGTGCCATGGTGAGCAACAGCATTTTCAGAAATTGCCTGGaataatgttttttttccaggaaaaacagATTAAAGGGATTGCAGAACGTGCTAATAGTCTGTAAATGTCAAGTCCAGCATCCTGACAAGTGATTTCATCTCACAAGGGTTGTAGTTTTTTCCCCAGTTCTACAGAAGGCATTTACATGCTTTTGCCTCTCCCTGCTGTAGTTAATAAGTCAATGTACTAAATACATGaagattttgttattttatatttaacatattttaaaatctattttaaattcTCAGGTTCATTCACCTTCTGCTGTGTATGGAAAAGTCTTCTGCAGTCTAACTGTAAACTTATTTTTCCAGATCCAAGTATTTTAGAACATGTTCAACAGGAGAACACTTCACTATAGAGGTGAGCACTTACATTTTTAGCTATTTaagaaaaagtgggaaaagctGAATCCTGGCAATGCCTTTAACACTTTCTGCAGTTTATGAACACTGAAACATTCTGGGATATTCCAGCCCAGATTTGGGTTACCTTATAGTTTGTGGTATTTGTAGTCCACAGAGGTCCTTTCCCAACGTCCAGATTTAAATCCTCTTTGCCAAGGGTAGTGTAAGGTTAACCAGGAATAGTGTAAGGTTAACCAGTGTAAGGTTAACCAGAAACCTGGTTTACTTTCCCTGAGTGTTCTGCAAGTCCTAGGCCAGCCAGATTGCCCCCATTACTGAGGATAACATTAATTATTGTAGGTAATGCTTGGGCTGTCCAGAAAGTTATGTACAGAGGGGGAAATCTGTTGTGCTGCAGAACTTCCTGTTGTGAGAGAGTGAGTTTGTGCAGCTTAGAATGcttcttttttaattaggaCTCTTCTCCTGTTAGGAGGAGAAACATTGCTAAGAAGGTCcacctctaaaaataaaattcctctGAAAGTAGGGTTACAGTCCCACTGTTAGAACTGGAGTGGTGTTTTTACAAGACACATAAAATATGCAATCATACTTGCTGTATGAGTCTTTAGTGATTCGTTATATTGAGTTGTAaaaatgatttatttattttcctctgcagTTTGAGAACCTGGTGGAAAGTGATGAGGTGAGTACCTCATGCGAAACCTGCTTGTACAAGCCTTAAAAATGGTTCCAACATCTGCATCTTCCTCCTGCTTTAAACTGAGCCGTAGACTTAAATCACAGggagtttttttgggtttttttactttctgttttccttgcaCTAAGGGTATGAATTTAAGACTTTGGATAAAGATCTAAGAGATTGGTTTTGGGGAGTATGGGAAATAACCCATTAAGGAAGGGGGCGCTATGGACtttgggaagaaagaaaagaaaagaagaggtGTGAGGAAAAAGAGTATTTGGGGAGACTCAAAGGAGAATTTGCTGCTGGCATAACTCTTGCATAAAACTCAGCAAGTGCCCTCagtcagaaaacagaaatagaCCTGGGTTGCTTTGCTAAGGGAAGTTCTGGAAGTGCTCTGTCTTTACAAAAAAACagacttttttatttattttaacaggGGGAGAGCCCTGGAAGCAGTCACAGGTAAGACTTTGAGCCTGAAgacctctccttccctctgctgtcccacaGGTAACACTAAACAAAACAGAGTAAGGGAGAAACAAGGGACAAAAacaagtaggaaaaaaaagtgaggtTAGGACTGCAGTGACAGTAATGCTTCTGTTCCAGTAGTTCTGTTAGCAGAGATGAAAATATGCTTTCTGTAAagatataaattataaataatatatattgtGAGAGCAAGGAGAGACAGCAGTGTCCTGAACAAGCTGGAGCTTTCAGGAGGAGCAGGCCACAATCAGAGCCTGTTGGATGTACATTAAAGGACTGGTCAGGATAGACCACACAGATTTGTCAAAGGGCAAAGAAAGGGTTGTCATGCATGAATAATGGATGGAGCTTTTTTGCTGTTTCCTCAGGCCTCTGACTGAGGAAGAAATTGCAGATCTGAAAGAGAGACACTACAACTCCATTGCTGAGAAGCAGAGGGTTGTTGACCTGAAGCTTCAGTCAGAGGTAAGTAGTCACAGTGAGAGTACAAATggtttttcctccaaaaatgtTAGGATCATCCATGGACACCGGGAGATTCCGCTCACAAGGAGCAATTGGGTTTTGTTCAGCAGTTGGTATTTTTTAGCCTACAAGGTGCAcaaattccttctttttaacAGCCACTTAGCTGAAAAAAATGGATTTAATAGGCTGGGTTTCTGACCAGGATCTCTTAAATTGGACCCTTTTTTCAGTGCAAGACCAAATGGGGAATATTCTTGCTTCAACTTTTCCTGTGTTGAATTTTCTCTACAACTttcttaagggaaaaaaaccccacataacTTGTTACTCTGTTTTAGTGGTGCAGCAGTTAATGGAATATGATGTGGAATACAATGTAGAACTTTGATGAACTCTGATCTAAAGTGCCAATGAACTATGGAACTGAAAATCTTTAAATCTTTCGCTGTGCAGTCcataataaaatagaaaaaagcaTTGCAGCATATTATTAGTTCACTAATAATAAATGTTTTCTCAGTAGTTACCTAAATTTCTTGGGCTGTTTGCTTGCGGGGAGGGAAGCTGTTAAACCCAGTTAATGCTTTAGCTGCAGtcaattttgttttattttgcttttctagctgcttttctttttttttcttgaactcATGGCTTTAATAATAGGAAGATAGATAGGTTCTGCTTTTGTTAACCATTACTGTTTTGTTCATACACAGTTAGCCTTACAAGAGGAGAAGTTAAGACTAGAAGAGGAGGCTTTATATGCTGCACAACGtcaagcagccagggcagcaaagcagaaaaagctcTTGGAGGTGAGGGGAAAAAGACCCCAATATTTATGAGAGCCTCTGTCCTGTTCCTATGTATGCAAACTTCCCTGATACCCTTTCCATCTCAGGAAACCTGACAAGGAGGTGGCTTTGGCTTGCAAAGTAGAGAAAGAAGTACAAGATTTGGAAGTGCAGCTGGTTGGAGCAGCTGAAAATCACCATAATTGTTTGAAACAGCTTCTGTCACCGAGTAGAGATTTTGAATGAGTTATAATTTTAATCTATAATTAGCTTCACAGTCTTCTTATATAATATGTAGAAGTTACTGAtcttaaatgtaaaaatattctttGGTGGCTTTTGggtaaaaaaaatccttgacaTTGAGCACATGTTTAATTTAGACATCATTTAGATTTGTAAAATGTACTTTTTATATTTGTGCACTGTATTGCTCCTTATCTTTGTGTTCTCTATTGACCCTGCTCTGGAGTACTCATCTAATTTCTATGTCACTAAGTATAGCTCTCCTTtcacatttctttctctccccttgCCATTTGGTGTCAGAGGGTTAATTCTTTCTGACCTTTTtgcctgcttttttttccttaccacTTATGATCTACAGAAAGCCAAcaaaagtagatttttttaaatggtgttAACTGGTTTTTATAGAAGTTCTGTGCAAGAAATGCTGTATTTCTTgtctttcagtatttttaatatGCATTTCTTTTAGTCAGGACCTAAGACAGAATGGGTTGTAGAGATTTTAATTTCCTCTTGGTGTAAAATTAGTACCACTTATCTCCTGCTAAAACAGCCTCCTCAAAACCCACAAGGATTATAAGGATTTTAAGGAAGAGTTTTTGTCCAGATATGCATTGAGCACTTAGCCCTTCTGGATAAACTGGAAGCTATTTTGGAATGCATCACTCATCTTCCTGCTGGTTGTGGGCACAAATGGGAAAATGGCTTTTTTCTTGGAAGTGTGGCTTCTCTCAAAGCTCATTTGGCTTGCTGATGTTGCCCTGCTAAATGTCAGGGTCTGTAACAGCAGGGAATTTTAATGTGTGTGTGTCCAGGAACTGGCAGTGCTGGATAGTGGGATGTGACCTGGCAAAACAGGGAGATAAATCTAAATTGGGCATTATGTGGGTATAGGAATCCTGAAAGAAAATGGTTGTGTGTGTGTCAGTAATTGATTTTGACAGATTTGTTGACTGTGTTGTGCCAAATTTctgtctgtttctctctctgttcttGAATCTTTTCACCTCTAACCATCACAAAGTGATATTTCTGCTTCTACTTTTTTTCTCTACACTCCCCATTTGCACATTTCCACCTGCAGTTATTATCATTTAAACATCCAGGATGCAAAGTATGCTAGAAAACAACCCCACCATCATTATCCTGGGACTAAAAAACACAAGATCCAGTGCAGTTACCTCTCCACACCTAAAGCAAAGAGCAGCTCTCAGATGAAGTTGACATTAGCAGAGTTATTAATACTTTTGGCCCTGCAAGGCAGCAAAGCTGTTATTAATATAGATGAAGCACTTAGTGCTGATGGAGACAGCCAGAGGAGATGGCAGCACTGCTTTGCACAGGGATGAAAGGATTTGTAGgaaatatttatcttttaaatGGCAGGGTGGCTCTTCCTGGGCATGGAGCAAAAGAAATCCAACATCACCCAGGTGTTAGTTGTGCACAGAAAACACTTTAAGAAGACAGCAGACAAGACAGGTGCAGTCCTGACTGAGGTTTCTAAAAACTgatgggttttttggggggtgcaTAAAATAGGGTAAAGGGTTGAGAGCTCTGTTTTGAATGTTCAGCTTTTTCAATGATTTGCTTCTCTTAATAGCAACGTAGGCAGCACAGGATAACACAGCAGAGAGCACATACTGTTAACAATGGAGAGTTCCAGAGGTAAGAGAACAAACTTTATTCCTGATAACTCACAGTCCTCACTGTCTGTAGCCCTGTTCCTCATCTGGAAAGCTAGAGGGTATTTTGGGTTGTTGCTGGAGTTATTAGACTGCTGCATACAGTGCTACTCCCAGATGCTAACAGATATTTACATTCattttgtggtttattttaGAAAGGTGTTTATATGTAAAATTTCAGCTAACATAAAGTATTTTTATTGTTCAGGACCCTGTTTTAAAAACCCAATAGAAACACACTATTTAAATGGTTTATAGAGTCTGCCCATTCCTTCATTAatattcttaattttatttatttatttatttatttaattattaagtattttatgtatttatttattttaagtcTCTTTATTCCCACCTCCCATGTtcagtggtggtggtgggaaaAACAAGCTTTAAAAAAAGTGGAGAAATTTACAGTGGAGTAATTGTAATTGTACAGTGGTGTTTGATTGTAGAAAAAGTTCATGCACAGAAGACAAGGGGGGCAGGAGGAATTTTGCTATGGGAGCACAGTTAGAATAGGAGCTGAGAAAACTGAGTAGGAACTGGccagattttaaaaacaaaggacTGCAGGAGCAGGGTTTGAATTCATCAGTTaaaaaaatgaactgaaaaTTAAGGAGATTTTATCTAAAGTGATGAGGGGAGGGGAAGAGTTGTTTTgagttaattaattaatttttaactgaaaatactaataaaaattgagcagaagcacaggctgggagaggatgCGATGAACAGGAACAGAAAGGCATTTCGCAGATGATTTTATAAATCATATAGTTCAGTGTTTACGTGCTTtgtagcagagctgggggcatgTGGATTAACATATTTTTGATGGCAGCCCTGGAGGTTTCTAAAGCTGTAAAAATTGTGTTCTTGCAGCTGTGTGGCAGAGGAGGACCTCGATCCTTTCCTGAGGAATACAAAATTCCAGTATGAAGCTTTCCGAAGCAGCAGTAAGTCTGCCTTTCCTTAGGCACATCTCTAAATGTTGAGGGACCCTGAGGGGCACAGAGTGCTGCTTCTTTTTCTAAATAAACACagattatttctattttatgtttacacacacaaatacaaaATGTGCATACATGTATCTGTAATTGAAACATctgataatttttttatctGATAAATGAAAGATAGTGGTGAACATTTCTTGTAAAACCAGTTGAAGATGCAGATGTGTGTTTAtagcttttttttaatcatccCTTGGCAATGTAATTAGAATCATattaatgtttaatttttttcctaatgatgTGCAAGAGGTGAATTTGGCTGCCTGTACTAAAAAATTCTATCAACAGTTTGGAGGACAACAATTTGATGAGCTTTTATCTTTTAGTTTTGGTGACAGTACATGACAACCACTAAGGTGGAGGACTGATGGCTGTGTGAGTAGTTTAGTTTTTTGGGGAGGAGAGGCTtgatttgttggttttttggttttttttacaggTCTTCATACAAGCTCAGCTTACAGTTTATTAAATTCCTTTCTAGTTGTAATTAGACAATATCTCAGTGATACTGACTATTAATAAGCTACTGATTACTCTTTGAACTGATGAAGTACCTTTTCAGGCATGCCTGAGGTTTAAATGGCCACAAAGCACGATGAaagcttaatttaaaattttacttttgcATGTTTAACCTGAAATTCAAGTACatttacaaattaaaaatacattatgggttgttgttttttttaatagggcTTTCATCTGATGCCACAGTGCTGACACCCAACACAGAGAGCAGTTGTGACTTGATGACCAAAACCAAATCAGTGAGTGGGAATGATGACAGCACCTCCTTGGATTTAGAGTGGGAAGATGAAGAAGGTATTTATCCTGAATTTCAGCTTCATCCTGAACCCAAAAGTTAAAGATCTTGATATTTTAAGCTGTGCTCATTGTAAATTCGTCATTTTCAAAAAGGAAGGTGATTTTAAACTTGTTTCTGATGGAGTTTCTGACAAGTTTGTAATGGTTAAactgtaaattatttttactgagACAAGTTCTTTATTTTTGATAAAGTGGAGATAACCCTACTAAATGAATTCATTTATTAGGATACTCCAGTAGATAAATGAATtaatttccctgcattttgtGGAACTGACTTGTAAACTCCTGACAAAAGTAATGGTGAAGAAATGCTGCCCTCTCGTGAGCCAGGAGCAGAAGGAAGAGCTTGTTcttcctggtttttttcttcctggagGTTGGTCAGGAGTCTGACTTCAGTATTTTGGGAAAAACCCTTATTACTGGCCCTGTAACATTCACTGGGAACTTGGATCTGCATTCCAAGGAGTACCCCAGCAATGATACTGCAGTAACATTGCTGCTGTTACAGGTGTTTTCTGCATACAATATTCTTCTTTTGTTTACTAAACCTGCAAAAACTCTTGGTTGAAAGTTTATCCAAAATGTTGAGACCTTCGCTATCAAAAGGCTCACCAAAAATAAGCCAAATATAAGGGTTTGCTTATAGGTGATTAACATCTGTAATTACTGACAAAACCAGTGAAATCTTAGATGTCTTTGAGCAGTGTCCAGAACCTTATTTTGTGTGGAATTAGACAAACTGAAGACCTTTTCTAGACCATTGAGTCTGTCTTTTCCTAGACCACCAGTATCTGTCCATATTCTACCTTCGTTTCTCCTGGCAGAAACATAAAAGTTAGGTGAAACTCACATGTTTCCCGTTTGTGTGTGTTAAAtggtgttgggaaggatgaaagtttgacaagaaagtttcacagatatgtgtgctcggcagaaagatttttaaatgttgagtctgatgaaggaatagaaatgaaagcaagttttgatatagaagaaaagaattgctgagccagtcttgcTGGCTAACCAAGAAGGTAAAGGGTGTGTTAGTtggaaggggtttttatggcttagagcaaaggataaacccacctcaaacaagatgtttttaccaagcagaaagatagcacaggcaaacaagtcagtaaatgttgcaagtagaaaaaaagtctcagaattttctactgcaagaaaactgaaaaacaacttctagcttaaactgtaatgtactaacttttagtgattgcagaatagtaacatgaatatggtaattatagtagttatgataggctatagataatagttagggtatagattggttctactgcattaagatgctcagcaaagaaaagtatataatgcactGTAACCAAAActaaagggtctccaggcctgcctgcagctggagctgacagctgtaggcacagctctgtcacccacgaccctggactgctgCAACCTCTTAGAcagaataaactgcattttagaGAGCCGCCTGGAGTCCCGCATCTCTCATTTAAACTCTTCCAAAATGGCAGGCATGAACAGGATGATCCCGGTGCGGGAGCGCTCCAGGACAGAGGAAGACATCCTGCGGGCGGCGCTGAAGTTCAACAGCAGGAAGCCGGGGAGCCACCCGGCCTCGGCCTCCGACGATTCCAACGGGCTGGAGTGGGAGAACGACTTCgtcagcgccgccgccgccctgGACGACAACGGCAACTCCGAGTACGCCGGCTTCGTCAACCCCGTGCTGGAACTGTCGGAGTGCGAGCGCCAGGACAGATAGTGgcatccctgcctgtccccaaaTGCTGCAAAGGGAATGGAACCCACGAGGCCACTCTGCTCTTTGTAACCTGCTCCCCTTTTTCTGACGGGTGAGCGACAGTCTGAATTCAGAACTAAGTGCAATTTTATCATCTACCTTCTCCACTTTTGTGAAAACTGCTGTGTATATTTCTGGGTATCTGGATTTAATAGAAAATTATCTGCACTAAACTGGAGCTTCGAAGCTTTGACTTGTCTATATtttaacttgccttttttttttcctggatgaTGTTTCtattgattttgttttaaaattcatCGTTGGCCTAATATTTATCTCAGAAACAGTCCTCTATAATTTAATACAGTCCTCTTTAATTTAATACTTGAAGatagagaaataatttttaaatatttctatttctgtgctttttgaCTTGCTCTTCAGCTATTTAGAGCTGCAAAACAAATTTGACACATGGCAAATTTGCAGATTTTCCCCTGTCTAGCTTGAAGCCTTCCTAGTCTTCTGTTGtcctttttccatttattttatttatttaattgctTTATGCCAAGCACGGTTAACCTCAATGAACACAGTAAAACTCATCAGGTTAGGTAAGGTACTGCCTTGTATAATAATATGCCAGACTTAGTAAGCGTGTGCTAgatagaaaagcaaaaataaaatataaattctcTGTATGTGTCaataaaatgggaattttaacCAGTGGAGAACTGGAAGGACCAAAGTCTTGTTTTCCCAGCCCCCCTGAACAGACCAACCTCTGTTGCTACATGGTCCTTAAAAGTCTTCAGTTGTGGAAAATTTATAATTCCACTGGACCAGAACAATTAGGGAAGAGCAACATCCAGTGAGCAAACAGGGAGGGATgatggctctgctgctggcagggtggGAAGAACAAGAACCTAAAGACTGAATTTTTACACCtgcattttgaaaagaaaaaagaaaaattcatgtTTTAAGTGTGTTAAAGtgctctgcctttcctgtgcctcTCAAGTGGATGGTTAATCCTGCCAATACGGGCTGAAATCCAAGGAGGTGTTCAGTGACTGCACCACTGCTGTCCTGTGCTGTGTGGTCTCCCCCAGTATTCCATGTCAATCTTACTTTTTAACAAAGAGAGCCTACAAAGTACTTGCAGCTCTCAAGctttccccaaaatttcaaaGTAAAGCCATTCTACTCTGCCATTATTTTGTGCAGCTGTCTTGTTTTTCCAGGGGGCAAAGGGTGACAGGGTTTAACTTTGTTTTGGAGTAAAAAGAACACGTGGTAAGTAATGAACCTACTCTGTCAATCATCAGAACTGAATTTGTTGGTGAAAGCTGTGTGAAAAATGTAGTTTAGCTCATCTGAAGCTATCTGGAATATTTGGGTTGTTACAGTGTGGATAAGGAACAGAAATCCTGCACACTGGGGTTAAATGTGTGCAAGTAACCTGAGAGAACAGGTAAGTCCTGTTGGTAACATTCCATCTCTTCATTTCAGTTAAATCCTGTTGGTAACATTACATCTCCATTTCAGTTCTAGCTATGTCACTGGAAATGTTTTACTGCCATTATTTACATTTGCAATACTTGTAATGAGCTTTAAAGACCTGTACACATCAAATGTATATTTTGGGTTTGGCTTAGGCTACTGCTGTGTGACTTCTCTTGGATATTTCTTTGTATAGTATATTCCTATGGGAAGGAAGGCAACTTCCTCAACATGTAAATAACATGTTTTTTACCTGCTGAAActgtcacctcccctgcactggtcactgctcctcctggccaggGAACATGAGGTGACCTCATCCTGACCATGCCTTGAGGAATTAGCTGACAGTCCTGCCCTTGGGATGAACAAGCACTGAGGAAAAAGGAGGCTGACTCCAGCTTTTTCTGTGATGGGCATGTTCTGTAGCCATGGTTGATGATAACATTTGCAGAACTCAGTGCACCATGCTGGGTGACTTTTGAAGTGATGCTCCATCTCTGTGGGTATTTGAGAAATGGAGGGATTCTACAAACAGCTCGTGTGAAGCAGTTCCAGGGTACTGTAAAATGCCTATCTGTACAAATTCAAGAGTCATTAAAATTTTCAGCAAGTCTTACATTTGGCAGTGTGGTATCTGTTGCTGGATTTGTGGCAGCCATGTCAGAGCCCTGCTGAATCCCACAGTGTCACTTCCGGGGACCTGTTGCAGAAGACCTGGGGAATTTGGAGTATGGAGCCCTTCTCCTGTTGGAAATGAGCAGTGGTACCCACACCCTTTAAAGGCAAAATAACCTTTTGCTGGTCAGCTCAATGTAGTGATAGGAGACAATCcattttttaatatacattTTACACGGTTGATTCTTTCCTCCGGTAAATACAGCTGAGCAAGTGATTGGACTGAGCAAGTGATTTGGAAACCACAGACAGCTTCCAAGAGTGGAAAACATGACAACAAAGTAATTTTGTCATAGAGGAGATGAACAGGCAAATCCTGCATAAGCCTGTGTTTGAGTTTCATTGCCTCTCCCATGTCGCTTTCTCTCACTCGTGGTTGGCTGCCTTAGTCCCAGCTGTTCCTCCCCTCAGTTATAATTATGGTTTTCTTGGAATGATTAATGCTGAAATGCATCCTAATATTCAGGGATGATGAAGTGGGTAACTCCTATTCTTCCCCAGTGTGTTTTTAAGCAAGCTAAAATACTTgccaaaataaaaaagccaaacGCCAATGAAAAGCTGAGCCCTGACAAAGAAAAACTTGACTGAAACAATCTGAGAAATACTTAAAAGACCAGAAAATTATTAGAGAGGTTTGGGTAGAGGAGTAAAGGTAGAAAACTTCCAGAAAGTATTTAAGTAAATTCTTACCTTGGAGCCATGGCATCTTTGGAAAGCCTGGAACAGTGCCAGTGACAGTCTCTTATCTTGATGGTcctggaaataattttattctccAAAAATTCTTTTAGAGTGCAGCTATATAACAGAGCAAACCCTTACTAGGGaacaaaatgtatttattgCAAAATTAATGTGGATTTTTATAGACCATGATCATAGATGCTACATGTTTGTCTACGTCACAAGCAAAAGTAGTTGACTtgcaaaaaatatatatatatatgttaattaaattagtgaaaataaaaaagaaactttGCTTTGAAGCTAATAAAAACATAAAAGGACAAAGTGTTTCTAAGTTGCAAAATCTGTGAAGTCACAACCTAGGCTCGCAAAAAATACTGTTTGGGATTTGGTGTGCAAAGCAGTGCATAAAGTAAAATATGCAACAAGACACTGTGTCACCCCCTGGT
This window harbors:
- the AP1AR gene encoding AP-1 complex-associated regulatory protein isoform X2; this encodes MPEPGAVPALGASPARPCAATRRCRPFVPGGPRPPGGGGSCGQQDAMGNCWAQWCCGLFLRRDAGRIQRGGGSKYFRTCSTGEHFTIEFENLVESDEGESPGSSHRPLTEEEIADLKERHYNSIAEKQRVVDLKLQSEQRRQHRITQQRAHTVNNGEFQSCVAEEDLDPFLRNTKFQYEAFRSSRLSSDATVLTPNTESSCDLMTKTKSVSGNDDSTSLDLEWEDEEGMNRMIPVRERSRTEEDILRAALKFNSRKPGSHPASASDDSNGLEWENDFVSAAAALDDNGNSEYAGFVNPVLELSECERQDR
- the AP1AR gene encoding AP-1 complex-associated regulatory protein isoform X1, giving the protein MMPEPGAVPALGASPARPCAATRRCRPFVPGGPRPPGGGGSCGQQDAMGNCWAQWCCGLFLRRDAGRIQRGGGSKYFRTCSTGEHFTIEFENLVESDEGESPGSSHRPLTEEEIADLKERHYNSIAEKQRVVDLKLQSELALQEEKLRLEEEALYAAQRQAARAAKQKKLLEQRRQHRITQQRAHTVNNGEFQSCVAEEDLDPFLRNTKFQYEAFRSSRLSSDATVLTPNTESSCDLMTKTKSVSGNDDSTSLDLEWEDEEGMNRMIPVRERSRTEEDILRAALKFNSRKPGSHPASASDDSNGLEWENDFVSAAAALDDNGNSEYAGFVNPVLELSECERQDR